The following are from one region of the Actinoplanes sp. L3-i22 genome:
- a CDS encoding ABC transporter substrate-binding protein has protein sequence MINRRSLLAAFAGTTLTVALAACGDKDEQPAAAGTLRKVQIALDWTPNTNHTGLYVAQAKGFFKAHNLDVEIVQPGDADPASLVAADKIPFAISAQEALTQARAQDAPVVSIAAIIQHNTSGFASPKDRNLTRPAQYAGKTYGGYGGAIEEPLLKTLVKADGGDPEKVKVVNVGEADFLTATKKGIDFEWIFYGWDGVNAELKGAPVNIQYVKDYDKALDFYTPILITNEKRISGDPQLVKDFTAAVSEGYTYAAKNAAESADILLKAAPDLDAELVKKSQEWLSPKYQDDAARWGEQKDAVWTDFSAWLYDQKVLTTKVDASKAYTNDFLPSAS, from the coding sequence ATGATCAACCGTCGTAGCCTTCTCGCCGCGTTCGCGGGCACCACCCTTACCGTCGCCCTGGCCGCCTGCGGGGACAAGGACGAGCAGCCTGCCGCGGCCGGCACGCTCCGCAAGGTCCAGATCGCGCTGGACTGGACCCCGAACACCAACCACACCGGGCTGTACGTGGCCCAGGCCAAGGGCTTCTTCAAGGCGCACAACCTGGACGTCGAGATCGTCCAGCCGGGCGACGCCGACCCGGCCTCGCTGGTCGCCGCGGACAAGATCCCGTTCGCGATCAGCGCGCAGGAGGCGCTGACCCAGGCCCGCGCCCAGGACGCCCCGGTGGTCTCGATCGCGGCGATCATCCAGCACAACACGTCCGGCTTCGCCTCGCCGAAGGACCGGAACCTGACCCGCCCCGCGCAGTACGCCGGGAAGACCTACGGCGGCTACGGCGGCGCGATCGAGGAGCCGCTGCTCAAGACCCTGGTCAAGGCGGACGGTGGCGACCCGGAGAAGGTCAAGGTGGTGAACGTCGGCGAGGCCGACTTCCTCACCGCGACCAAGAAGGGCATCGACTTCGAGTGGATCTTCTACGGCTGGGACGGTGTGAACGCCGAGCTCAAAGGCGCGCCGGTGAACATCCAGTACGTCAAGGACTACGACAAGGCGCTGGACTTCTACACCCCGATCCTGATCACCAACGAGAAGCGGATCAGCGGTGACCCGCAGCTGGTCAAGGACTTCACCGCGGCGGTCTCCGAGGGGTACACGTACGCCGCGAAGAACGCCGCCGAGAGCGCCGACATCCTGCTCAAGGCCGCGCCCGACCTGGACGCCGAGTTGGTCAAGAAGAGCCAGGAGTGGCTGAGCCCGAAGTACCAGGACGACGCGGCGCGCTGGGGTGAGCAGAAGGACGCCGTGTGGACGGACTTCTCCGCGTGGCTCTACGACCAGAAGGTGCTGACCACCAAGGTGGACGCTTCGAAGGCGTACACCAACGACTTCCTGCCCTCGGCGTCGTGA